A single genomic interval of Dysidea avara chromosome 6, odDysAvar1.4, whole genome shotgun sequence harbors:
- the LOC136257423 gene encoding uncharacterized protein: MLILKYPVLKDMEGATKYSSWKLALWNSFKNFRRGSLKEDANNENSAPQAKRLRVTQSDDPDITEDDYDNAVQELNGGKKKKGSKKRSKLSAREVKQLLQKTRHKRNSWIRNDKPLVSDVTEKFPQLVKSRWLRHEFKAVLCSEVDVYAKLENWQDWKKKLIQAAKLEAFTRPTIKKLLQELGLCEELSCPDDAIDAICLDLLVKLLYPQGIGKGAVFLKIIESCDVDLGDELLDIQQSEPFLVVTSKPGTETSQMFVCCEGKLFLESKCIKEAILDLVSTYFVFDISYPKSIYSVMVFIQHFIFDLEDEQSVPQAVATLVTNIKKLPAEL; encoded by the exons ATGCTGATTTTAAAATACCCAGTTCTGAAAGATATGGAAGGAGCCACTAAATAT AGTTCATGGAAGCTTGCCTTATGGAattcttttaaaaattttagACGTGGGAGTTTGAAAGAAGATGCTAACAATGAGAACAGTGCTCCGCAAGCCAAACGTCTAAGAGTTACCCAGTCTGATGATCCAGATATAACTGAGGATGATTATGATAATGCAGTTCAGGAATTGAATG GAGGCAAAAAGAaaaagggatcaaagaaaagaTCAAAGTTAAGTGCTCGGGAAGTTAAACAACTGTTGCAGAAAACTCGACATAAAAGAAACTCTTGGATAAGAAATGACAAGCCACTTGTATCAGATGTTACTGAAAAGTTTCCGCAATTGGTTAAAAGTCGATGG TTACGACATGAATTCAAAGCTGTGCTATGCTCTGAAGTTGATGTTTATGCCAAGCTGGAAAACTGGCAGGATTGGAAAAAAAAACTGATCCAAGCTGCAAAGTTAGAGGCTTTTACACGCCCCACCATCAAAAAGCTGTTGCAAGAACTTGGTTTATGTGAAGAGCTTTCTTGTCCTGATG ATGCTATTGATGCTATCTGCCTTGATCTTCTTGTAAAGCTGTTATATCCACAAGGTATAGGAAAAGGTGCTGTGTTTCTGAAGATAATTGAG AGCTGTGATGTTGATCTGGGTGATGAATTGTTGGATATCCAGCAGTCTGAGCCTTTCCTCGTTGTGACCAGTAAACCAGGAACTGAAACTTCCCAAATGTTTGTGTGCTGTGAAGGAAAATTGTTCCTCGAGTCAAAATGTATAAAGGAGGCAATACTAGATTTAGTATCAACGTACTTTGTGTTCGATATTTCCTACCCTAAGAGTATTTACAGTGTTATGGTTTTTATACAACACTTCATTTTTGACCTGGAAGATGAGCAGTCTGTGCCACAAGCTGTTGCAACACTAGTTACAAACATTAAGAAACTTCCTGCTGAACTTTAA